The window TTTGTCTTTATTACACGAGCCtgttcacaacaacaaaatttaacaaaaacattttcttccaaaataaaattcttatagaagaatttttttaaaaatcaaatagaaTCAACGTTAGCTTACCACGATCATGAGAGGGGCAGCGAAAACAGAAACAGATATGGCAACGCAAATCCAGCCGAGGACAGAGACTTGGATGGTTGGAGTTCTAACAACGAAATGTGTAACCATTAGGATCATTGAGAAGAAGGCAACGTTGATCGCTATGAACAACTTCATAGCCGAGATCTGTCAAAACGCATAATAATGATCACTTAGTAAATATATTCGTAATTAAGCGGAATTAatcaaggagaaggagaagaggggAATAAAGTTACCCTTTTGTCCCTGGTGGCGTAAGCGAAAAACATGGCGATGTAGATAGTCTCGACGACGCAGCCGAAGGAGTTAATGGTAATTAGGAGAAAAGCGTCTTGCTTAATCAATGCGTAGTAGAGCCATAGCATGCAGCTAAACAGCGACACTTGGTACGGTAGGGACTGGAAACTTTCCGTcgattttttcttgtatattcTATAAAAAGTTGgcctgaaatatatttttaaaaacataaatcatcaGAATCATTCTCAAATTAacgataaattttttaaaaattaaataagaatcGTATCTACGTACACTGGAGCGAGGAATACGAGGAAGGATATTGCGTTTCCTGaaataccataaaaaaaaaaatgtagtcgATTTGTATAATTAAGAGGCTTCTAGTTTTGTGGAGACATAGTACATGAATCAGCCCGAGTACTCTAACTAACCTCAGCGGGGCAATTAAATTGTGCATTAACCACAATACACGTATCGAGTATGATAGACAACAATGCGTGACGATTTCAATTTAATTAATAGCTTacgtattaattttttttttggggtaattTGAGCTTTTACCTAAGAATTAGAAGATCATTAAATAATGATTCCAAATGACTTAGTTTAGTAAATGAAGAAAAATCTTGAAACTTGTTAGGTTGGTCATGATGAACTGTCGATGATTTTAATTCATTtcttaattagtaattttatgTCTTGTTTAGATCATAGTCATACAATGGAATCCTACACatagtttataatataattgaaatCAGAAGCTTAGATGCGAAGTTGCAACATTATAGTTGATGTTGCAAATTCCTTCCGTTCAAATTACCGgtagttatataaaatatagtacatattaacaatataaaagtaataacaatataaaaagtaataaagaaGAACGAAAAGAGACGATACGATGAACAATTAATTAGGATTTGGCATGGAAACATTACCTAAGATGCCGAAGATAAAAGCGAGCAAATGGTGATCGATTATGACCGCCATTTTCTATAGAGATTGAGAAGCTTTTCTCGTTCGGAGATTTCTTAAGGGTCtcaagtgtttttttctttttgaaaccctaaagctctctctctctctctagaagatacttctttttatttcatgGAGGAAACTAAGGAGGCTCAGGTGGGTTTATATATAGCTCCAAAATAACcatagtagtaaaaaaaaaatgtgatttttatttttttagttattgaaGCGTGTAACGTGTTgagtagaataaaaaaaaccaaaaataagaatcGAAAAGAGAAACGAACTCAGCCTGGTTGCATGACAAGTGGAGATATTAGTAGGTAGCGTTTGCATTTTATCATTCACTCAAGTTTTACTTCTCTCTTCCCCCAACTCGCATTCTCGCAATCTCAAACGCGCGTCACTCATATCTCTTTTAACGATTTCATTTCCTTCACGccttcttttaattataatcagctttcaaaaatcacatttaGTACCATAGTTTTGTAATTCATAGACGTTATAAGGAGTGCTCACGGTGAACCAAAAGACTACCCAACATCAACCAACATAAGAGAAATCATAATTGGATTACATTACGATTTGTATATTTTCATCAAAACTCATATTCATATTAGTTTCACATATGAATTATAGATgatccaaaatatgaatatcccacctatctatatatttaatgtACACGATTAATATAAACCTCGTTCACAAATTTTTACTGCAATTGTAGGATTAATCATTGGCTACTGCTTTCAAATATGCTTAcaatgaatttaatatttttgtctgTATTCTCGTTACATAAGTACACATATATGTGATGACGTGAATGAGAGGGTAAGATTTAAACTGGTTTTTGTAAAAGAGTCTAGGTGAGAATGATTAAAGCTAAAGATGTACGTGTTATGACTAGATTAAACCACTGCATTTATAGGTAAGCTAGCACAAAGTATGAAAGTAGTACGTAGTAGTACTAATCAAGATATTTATTTCGCAAAAATTGACACCGTTCTCTATAAAATGAATTAAccaaattagaaagaaaaaaaaataaaaaagcattcACAATCACATCTCCTGGACAGATTTCTCATTTCTTCTGACTTTTGTCCACAAGCACACGTTTTTTATTTCCTTGTACAAAGAGAAAACGTTAATGATCATGCATGTTTCTTAAAGCAAACAAATATACTCCACTCGTCAAAATAGAGCGTCGCGCGTGAGAGTATATTAGTATAATTAAggcactaaacaaaaaaaatagtgatgCGTTACGACTTACGAGTGAGAGAGAGTTGTAATTAATAAGAATAGTAggaattaaaatgaaaaatttgtgcAAATCACGTGACCTCTCCAAACGCTTCCACTTATAGCCGTTTCTTCTTTTAGGAGTTTGTAGAGACAGACACACGAGAACTATGCCACGTCATCAGTTGCTAACTAGGCAAACCCCTTTCGTGTTCTGTTTTTGCTAATTTGTTTCTCCTGATTTATTCCCTATTTTCAGGACTCATCGATCTTTATTTGAGGGGTTTAACAAATTAGTCCTTTTTACTGATTCCATTTACGTGAATCTTCTAACCgtttttcaagaaaataagGATGCATGTATctataaaattttggtaactTTCTAGAGTAGTAAATATCCATCACTATGTAAAGATTGGTTGATTTTTTCTTCGGTTGTTTCAATATGTATGATGAAAGGAATCAGAATATATTGGGAAAAAGGGAAGAAAATACGAAACAATTCTCCATTTTCGAGGGTAAGTTAAAACAGATATTAAAAGTGGGAAGTAATGGACAAAAGAGGAGTGACGTGGTAGGCGAATAATAACAATGATCATGGGTTTGTTAAATCCTTTCTTGTTCTTATTCGctatttatttctctctctctctttttatttgatccaaaaaattaaaattgtatgaGAGGTGCCACTTTTGTGGTTCTCCTTTACCTTAAATTTTCCGtctctaattattattattgaaacaTTTTGGGTTTATCTTACAATTTTCTGAATGATTGGTGCctaatttttttggttcaccGTACGTTCCCATGCGGGGTTTTTGCAAATTTGCAAATCACGCATTCCCCTAACTTCTCTATACTATTTACTagaattatatatctatatatgtataatctTGACATCTGTTTAGCatacataagaaaaattaattaaaggaCATGTATTACCTCAACGAAGAACTTAGGTATCACCGATTATGATTGCTTTTTCCATTTTATAAGTGAGTTTATTATGTGTATAGTATTTTGTTATATACAACTAATAGCGTTCGATATAGCAAGATACAGTTACCACACAACttatatgttaaaatatatgtacagaTGTGTCTGATCAGTTTTGTCAAAgacttttaaagttattaacattagttcttcttgttttcaggttaaaactttaaagttTAACATATGCTCATATCTCTATATGTATCAGAAAGATGTTACCTCGTTTATCATATTATAGGAcatgatcttttttttggtatggatGATGTTCTAAATGCATTATATGGAAAATTAACCCGAAAAcgtaaaccaaaatattaataacatcGAATGATCAAACCCCAATAATTCAAGCAGCTAGGTGACCCACATTGATATATGATGTATGCATATAAACCTGTGTGGCTGCCACATAAAGGAAAAATGACAATCATGTGGGTGAAATTAAACCTCCCCCGATTCTATCGTTTTCTGATTCCAATCGGTTTATACGAATCTAGCtttacacaaacacacacattcATTTAGCTATGCTACTTATACCTTTCAATGATAGAAACCTATCTATGATTTGTTcgcaaattaattaatgtttaccaaataaatactacaataccattatatatatgatcgcTCTATCAAGCTATATTAGTCAGAATAAATGTTAGCAGAAGTTTAATACTAAACCATGAACGTAGGCTTGGTGTGGAGATAACGCAAATGACTCATTGTTCAAAATGATTgctcaaataattttaaccgtTATTCAAACCCATTAATAAGTTCTTACATTACACTctttaaataactaaaaattcCGGAACAGACGTCTATTTACTTGGACCGGATATCAGATCATGTATATTACTAGTCTCTTTCCACCGCAAATTCATGAttttgaatactttttttttcttctggctACACCATTTAGTTAAATAGGTGGAGTCTAATTTACTCATTTTCATACATTAATCAAactaagaaacaataaaaatatattttacaaacgCTTGAAAATGGTTGAAATCACTTTTACTTCTACATATGCATATGGCCAAAGTACTAAACTAGTAAACTGTTTATGACAGAAAGATACGAATCCACATATTACTTACGTAATCACTTCTACAGAAATTTCAAtcatacatataaataattagtttgccaaaaaaaaataaacatataaataattaaaagcaTTCGAGGAAGAGAATTctgatttcttaaaaaaaccTGTTAAATCTGAGTTATACAAAGTTCTAGTACATATAATTAGACTAATTTGCATGTACAGAGTATGCGATATGCCGTTTGCGTGCGTTATTAGTTTCTCTGTTTCTAAGTAACCAAACAacatattttgataaaattaattatttgctAGAACATATTATAGCCATAAATGACATGAAGTGGATGaaattcttattttgttttcctaaaCGAATCGGTCTTTTGCCTCGAGGATAGATCAAAAACCCAAGATGTTTTGAAAATGGGtctttcaaattaataaaataaattaatggtCGAGTTAATTAAATAAGAGGGGAATGAAAGTATATGACGATATAAATGAGAGCAAATAGTAAATTGGGGTAAGAAAGCTTACGTAAGTTGGTAATGATTGAATATACATTCTATCTCCTAAAACTCCTTTTTGTCCTTTTCATCAACTAATCATCCCTTCTTAAGAGAGTCAATCAAACAGACCCATTCTCAGGTTATACACTTGACAACGACCTCTTATCGGAGACCATCTTTTAATGGACATATATGTACATGTAATCAAATAACTAAAATTGCATTTAAGATACGTGAATAAAATATGTGTGATTGCAAATTTTCACTGTAGAAAACAAGCCGACCAATACGTAATGTTCGGCTGAGGTCTGGAAAGCCTCTGCGCTTAATGTCTACAAGGCTAAATTTTCAACTAATTGGCACACCATCATCTCTTCTGCTTGTCATGATTGGGGAGATTGAATCCAACGGTTTTTGGCTTACTATGTGCTGCAAACAACAGTATATACCCTTTGGCAGGAACGGAATAGGAGAAGGCATGGTGAGTCTCTTTGCGGCCTGCCTCACACCTCATTCACGCGATTGATAGACACATGAGAGACCAACTC is drawn from Camelina sativa cultivar DH55 chromosome 8, Cs, whole genome shotgun sequence and contains these coding sequences:
- the LOC104705563 gene encoding bidirectional sugar transporter SWEET15-like, with product MAVIIDHHLLAFIFGILGNAISFLVFLAPVPTFYRIYKKKSTESFQSLPYQVSLFSCMLWLYYALIKQDAFLLITINSFGCVVETIYIAMFFAYATRDKRISAMKLFIAINVAFFSMILMVTHFVVRTPTIQVSVLGWICVAISVSVFAAPLMIVARVIKTKSVEFMPFTLSFFLTISAVMWFAYGLFLHDICIAIPNVVGFVLGMLQMVLYGVYRNSSEKPEMEKKINLSEQQLKSIVVMSPLGVSEVHPVVTEPVGPLSDAVHHEDLSKVTNEKEEEPSIENGKSHVETTRPETV